A genomic region of Phragmites australis chromosome 2, lpPhrAust1.1, whole genome shotgun sequence contains the following coding sequences:
- the LOC133910265 gene encoding zinc transporter 1-like — MISMRKTSSALLCTLFLLSLTLLCFHQASAHGGIHDGHEDAPAPPVQWVVNLRSKGLVAVKVWCLVILLVFTFLGGVSPYFYRWNEAFVLLGTQFAAGIFLGTSLMHFLAGSTSTFRGLTKSHYPFSYMLACVGFLLTMLADCVIVAVARRNRDRVDGADESGQGRSKEDGSGGADAAHHPMFVRTSSFEDAILLIVALCFHSVFEGIAIGVSATKSDAWRNLWTIGLHKIFAAVAMGIALLRMVPKRPFLMTVAYSLAFAASSPVGVGIGIGIDATAEGRVADWIYAISMGFATGVFVYVAINHLMAKGYRPQEPTRVDRPIFKFLAVLLGVAVMAIVMIWD; from the exons ATGATCAGCATGAGGAAGACGTCGTCGGCGCTCCTTTGCACCCTGTTCCTCCTCTCTCTGACTCTGCTGTGCTTCCACCAGGCAAGCGCCCATGGCGGCATCCACGACGGCCACGAGGACGCTCCGGCGCCGCCCGTCCAATGGGTGGTCAACCTGCGTTCCAAGGGCCTGGTCGCCGTCAAGGTGTGGTGCCTGGTCATCCTGTTGGTCTTCACCTTCCTCGGCGGCGTGTCCCCCTACTTCTACCGCTGGAACGAGGCCTTCGTCCTCCTCGGCACGCAGTTCGCCGCCGGCATCTTCCTTGGGACCTCGCTCATGCACTTCCTCGCCGGATCCACCTCCACCTTCAGGGGCCTCACCAAGAGCCACTACCCATTCTCGTACATGCTCGCCTGCGTCGGCTTCCTGCTCACCATGCTCGCCGACTGCGTCATCGTCGCTGTCGCGCGCAGGAACCGCGACAGAGTCGATGGGGCCGATGAATCTGGACAGGGCCGTAGCAAGGaggacggcagcggcggcgctgacgCGGCGCACCACCCGATGTTCGTGAGGACCTCATCCTTCGAGGACGCCATCCTGCTCATCGTCGCGCTCTGCTTCCACTCCGTCTTCGAAGGGATCGCCATAGGCGTCTCAg CAACGAAGAGCGACGCGTGGCGGAACCTGTGGACGATCGGGCTGCACAAGATCTTCGCGGCTGTGGCCATGGGCATCGCGCTGTTGCGCATGGTCCCGAAGCGGCCGTTCCTGATGACGGTGGCCTACTCGCTGGCTTTCGCGGCGTCGAGCCCCGTGGGTGTGGGCATCGGCATCGGCATCGACGCCACGGCAGAGGGTCGTGTGGCGGACTGGATTTACGCTATCTCCATGGGGTTCGCCACGGGGGTGTTCGTCTATGTCGCCATCAACCACCTCATGGCCAAGGGCTACCGCCCCCAGGAGCCCACCCGTGTGGACCGCCCCATCTTCAAGTTCCTCGCCGTGCTCCTCGGCGTTGCAGTCATGGCTATTGTCATGATCTGGGACTAG
- the LOC133908348 gene encoding LOW QUALITY PROTEIN: pumilio homolog 2-like (The sequence of the model RefSeq protein was modified relative to this genomic sequence to represent the inferred CDS: substituted 1 base at 1 genomic stop codon), with translation MPSRKDEPFESSSLGHPVREDSLMDLRERQQVGNDITTLITDVFGTYIVXKFFEFGSTAQIKELSDQLIGRVLSLSLQMYGCRVIQKAIEVDLDQQTKMVAELDGHVMCCVHDQNGNHIIQKCIECIQQHAIQFIVSIFYGQVVMLSTHPYGCRVIQRVLEHCDDPKTQQIMMDEILQSVCLLAQDQYINYVVQGVLSSFNNRWSILCRCAIIEKLIGQIVQMSQQKFASNVVEKCLAFGNSVERQILIGEMLGTTDENEHLDVMMKDQFANYVVQKVLETCDDQQREMILTRIKAHLNTLKKYTYGKHTVARVEKLVAAGEKRLGLQPSCAA, from the exons ATGCCTTCAAGAAAGGATGAACCCTTCGAAAGCAGCAGCTTAGGCCATCCTGTAAGGGAGGACTCGCTCATGGATCTTCGGGAGCGGCAGCAA GTGGGTAATGATATTACAACACTGATAACTGATGTCTTTGGGACTTATATTGTTTAGAAG TTCTTTGAGTTTGGGAGCACAGCCCAGATAAAGGAATTGTCTGACCAACTAATTGGGCGTGTCTTATCACTTAGCCTTCAAATGTATGGTTGCCGAGTTATACAGAAG GCCATAGAAGTTGATTTAGATCAGCAGACTAAAATGGTTGCTGAGCTTGATGGACATGTGATGTGCTGTGTACACGATCAAAATGGGAACCACATTATTCAGAAATGCATTGAATGCATCCAACAGCATGCTATCCAGTTCATTGTTTCAATCTTCTATGGCCAGGTTGTGATGCTATCTACTCATCCGTATGGTTGTAGGGTCATACAG AGGGTACTGGAGCACTGTGATGATCCTAAAACTCAGCAGATAATGATGGATGAGATCCTCCAATCTGTTTGCTTGTTGGCTCAAGACCAGTACATTAACTATGTTGTGCAG GGAGTATTGTCTTCCTTTAATAACCGCTGGTCAATACTTTGCAGATGTGCTATTATTGAGAAGCTGATTGGACAAATTGTACAAATGAGCCAGCAGAAGTTTGCTTCGAATGTCGTAGAGAAGTGCTTAGCCTTTGGGAATTCTGTGGAGCGCCAGATCCTGATAGGTGAAATGCTTGGAACCACTGATGAAAATGAACATCTTGAC GTGATGATGAAAGACCAGTTTGCAAACTATGTAGtacagaaggtgttagagacTTGTGATGATCAGCAGAGAGAGATGATACTCACAAGGATAAAAGCTCATCTGAACACACTGAAGAAATACACTTACGGAAAGCATACAGTGGCTCGTGTGGAGAAGCTCGTCGCAGCTGGAG
- the LOC133910266 gene encoding small polypeptide ROTUNDIFOLIA LIKE 3-like, with translation MEDERWKLSKKGRSRSGRAHIMDGAGSSSSSATVLSRSYSASVCNTRTGAATGSSSSSSSSSQGQGQGQGQQGSSARLSKKCVETVKEHRARFYIVRRCVSMLVCWRDY, from the coding sequence ATGGAGGACGAGAGGTGGAAGCTGTCCAAGAAGGGGCGGAGCAGATCCGGCAGGGCACACATCATGGACGGCGccgggagcagcagcagcagcgccacCGTGCTCAGCCGGAGCTACTCGGCCAGCGTGTGCAACACCAGGACAGGCGCCGCCACcggcagtagcagcagcagcagcagcagctctcaAGGACAAGGGCAGGGGCAGGGGCAGCAAGGGTCGTCAGCGCGGCTGTCCAAGAAGTGCGTGGAGACGGTGAAGGAGCACCGAGCGCGCTTCTACATCGTCCGCCGCTGCGTCTCCATGCTCGTCTGCTGGCGCGACTACTAG